The region CTCTGGTTCTTCTTTGGCGGCTGGCTCGCGGGCCTGCTCTGGCTCTTCGGCGGGCTGATTCTGGCTATCACCATCGTCGGCCTGCCCTATACGGGCGCGGCCTGGCGCATCGCGGGCTTCGCCTTCTGGCCGTTCGGCAAGGATGTCGTCTCGCGCTCGGCGGTCAGCGGCGAGGATGTCGGCACCGGGCCGCTGGGTTTCCTGCTCAATGTGATCTGGTTCGTGCTGGGCGGCTGGTACATCGCCTTGGCGCACTTGGTGATCGCCCTGGCCGAGTTCATCAGCATTATCGGCATCCCCTTCGCCCTGAAGGATCTGCAATTGGCCCGCATCGCCTTCGCGCCGATCGGGACCGCGGTGGTGCGGAAATAGAAAAAGGGGCGGCCCGTGAGAGCCGCCCCTACAATTTTCAATCCTGAAGCCGATCAGCCCGGGCTGACCATCTTCTCCGGGCGAACCAGCTCGTCGAACTCTTCGTTGGTCAGGTAGCCGCCGCCAACGGTCTCTTCACGCAGGGTCGTGCCGTTCTTGTGGGCGGTCTTGGCGATCTTGGCGCAGTTGTCGTAGCCGAGGCGGCCGTTCAGGGCGGTCACCAGCATCAGGCTGTTCTCGACGCCCTTTTTGATGTTGTCGATGCGCGGCTCGATACCGACCACGCAGTTGTCGGTGAAGCTGATCGCCGCGTCGGCCAGCAGGCGGACCGACTGCAGGAAGTTGTAGGCCATCACCGGGTTGAAGACGTTCAGCTCGAAGTGGCCCTGGCTGCCGGCGAAAGTGACGGCGGCGTGGTTGCCGAACACCTGCACGCAAACCTGGGTCAGGGCTTCGCACTGGGTCGGATTGACCTTGCCCGGCATGATCGACGAGCCCGGTTCGTTCTCCGGCAGGGCCAGTTCGCCCAGACCCGCGCGCGGGCCCGAACCCAGGAAGCGGATGTCGTTGGCGATCTTGAACAGGCTGGCGGCGACCGTGTTGATGGCGCCGTGGCTGAAGACCATGGCGTCATGGGCGGCCAGGGCCTCGAACTTGTTCGGAGCGGTGGTGAAGGGCAGGCTCGTGATCTTGGCGATCGCTTCAGCCACGCCTTCGGCGAAGCCGATCGGGGCGTTCAGGCCGGTGCCCACGGCGGTGCCGCCCTGCGCCAGCTCCATGAGCTTGGGCAGGGTCTGCTCGATGCGCTCGATGCCGTTGGCGACCTGCTGTGTGTAGCCGCCGAACTCCTGGCCCAGGGTCAGGGGCGTCGCGTCCTGGGTGTGGGTGCGCCCGATCTTGATGATGTCCTTCCACGCGGCGGCCTTGGCGGCCAGGGCGGCGTGCAGGTGCTTGAGGGCCGGCAGCAGGTCGTGGACGATCTGCTCGGCGCACGCCACGTGCATGGCCGTCGGGTAGGTGTCGTTCGACGACTGGCTCATATTGACGTGGTCATTGGGGTGGACGGGCTTCTTCGAGCCCATCTCGCCGCCCAGCATCTCGATAGCGCGGTTCGAGATCACCTCGTTGGCGTTCATGTTCGACTGGGTGCCGGACCCGGTCTGCCAGACCACCAGCGGGAAGTGTTCGTTCAGCTTGCCCTCGATCACCTCGTTCGCCGCGGCGATTATGGCGTCGGCCAGCTTGGCGTCCAGCTTGCCCAGTTTGAGGTTGGTTTCGGCGGCGGCGCGCTTGACCACGCCCAGGGCGCGGACCACGGGCAGGGGCTGCTTTTCCCAGCCGATCTTGAAGTTGCCGAGGCTACGTTGCGCCTGGGCCCCCCAGTAACGGTCGGCGGCGACTTCGATGGGACCGAAGGTGTCGGTCTCGGTGCGGTTGGCGGTCATGCTCAATCCCCTGAACGCGTGTTGCGGGCGGTTTAGCGGCCTGGGGGGCGACTGCAAAGCGCGAAGGCTCTATGGAGCCTCATGGATGACGGCTGGACACATCACGGCAAGGTGCGCGCGCGCGAGGCGGACGGCGTGCTGGAGCTGGTCGTCGACGGTCTGACGACCCAGGCCAAGTACTACAAGCCGCTGATCTATGAGTTCTTCCGCAAGGCCTGGCGCGGCTCGCGGCCGGCCTGGGGCGAGTTCTCGGTGGAGATCGGCATGGACTATGTCGGCGATCCGCCGTGGCTGGATCTCGACAACCTGGCCAAGGCGATCTTGGACTCCATCAAGGGCTACGCCTTCCACGACGACGCCCAGGTCGCCCGCCTGCTGGTCCAGCGCCAGTCAGGCGAGCGCGAGCGCATCACCGTGAAGGTGCGCAAGCTCTCCTAGGCCCGCTAGACGTTCCAGGGGAACAGGGCGCCCCAGTAGGCCAGCATCAGTGAGAAGGCGGCGAAGATCACCGCGGTGATCGAGAAGCGCAGTTTCCGCCAAGGTGTCCAGCTGTCCACACGACGACCGCCGCGCCAGATGATCGGCAGGAACACGATCGTCACCAGCGACAGAATAGCCGCCACCAGGGCGCAGGCCGAGGCGATGGTCACCAGCGGCGATGGCCAGTTGTAGAACACCTTCACCACATCGCTGGCGGTTTGACCCCAGGCGGCGAAGAGGGCGGCGGCGCCGAGCCACAGGATCGACTGGGTGGTCTGCATCAGGCTGGCCTGACGTTGGATCGAGGTCTGCCGCAGTTCGCGGCTGTCGCGGGTGAAGACGCCGATCAGGGTGGCGATGGACGCCAGCAGGGCGATAGCGGCCAGCAGGGCCAGGTTCTGCGTTCGGTTGAACGGTCCGATGCGTTCGAAGGTCGCCACGCCCCTGGACGAGAAGAACCGGGCGGCGCGGCCGTTTTCGACCACGAAGGCGATCGTCTCGGGTCCGTCCATGGCCTGGAATACGCCCTCGCGATCGGTGGCGCGCCAGGTGCGGGCCCCGTCGTCGCCGCTGACGATCAGTTCGCCGCGCTCATTCACGCTGACTTCGGTCTGGCCGATGAGGTGGGAGACGAAGCCTTCCAGTCCGCCATAGGCGCGGCGGCTGGTCAGGTAGCTGCCGGCGTAAACAGCGGGGTCGGCCTTGATGGCCGGCGGTCCTGCGAGGGCGGCGGCCGGCCCGTAGAATCGCTCGACGATCATGCCCGGCAACGCGCCCGACAGCTTGTAGCCGCCGTCGGTGTTGGTGGAGACGAAAACGCCTAGATTCAGTTCGGGCACGATCACCATCATCGAGAAGAAGGACAGGGTCGCGCCGCCGTGGCCGTAGCCGCGCCGACCGCCGGGCAGGGCGATGTCCATGAAGCCGTGGTTCCAGCCCGCCGCCCCGGCCGCGGGCTGCCAGGTCTGGCCGGAGAACTTGGCGCCGGTCGCAGGACTGTAGAGCGGCGCGCGTTCGGCGCCCAAGGCGCCGTTGTTCAGCAGAACGATCATGTACTTGGCCATGTCGCCCGCCGTGGAGGAGGCGCCGCCGGCCGGAGCGATCTGGCCGATGTACTCGTAAGGTCGCGGCTGATAGCCGCCGCCCGCCCAATGGAAGCCCTGCGAGGCGTCTGCGGCCAGGTCAGCCGGCATGGGCAGGGGCAGACCCTCGCGGGCGTCGCGCGGCTCGCGGAAGGTGGTGCGCCACATGCCCAGTGGGCGGAAAATCTCTTCCTCGGTCAGCTGTTCGAAGGGCTTGCCCACGACGTTGGACACCGCCTCGCCGGCCAAGCCGACGGCGTAGTTGGAATAGGACGGAACCTGACCCGGCTCGCGGACGCGGCGGACCCGTTCTTTCTGCAGATAGAGCTCCAGCGGGCGTACGCGGTTAGGATCACGCTCGAACAGCTGGCCCAGCGCGCGGTCTTCGAACCCGGCGGTGTGAGCCATGACGTGACGAAGTTGGATCTGCTGCTTGAAACCCTGGTCACGGATATGCAGGCGCTCGGGCAGATAGAGGTTGAGCGGCGCGTCCAGACGCATGCGGCCGGCCTCGACCTCCTTCATCAGGGCGATCCAGGTGAAGGTCTTGGAGATCGAGCCGACCCGGAACAGGGTCCGGTCGGGATCGACCGGCTTGATCGGATCGAGGCTGGAGACGCCATAGCCCTTTTTCAGAACCACCTGCCCGCCCTGCACCACCGAGACGGTGACGCCGGCCAGGTGGTCGGCGGCCATGGATCGGCCGACTACGCCATCTACGTAGGCTTCAAGCTGGGCGGGCGTCAGGGCCGGTGCGCTCGGCTTTGCCGGCTCTGCAACGGCGGGGACCGGCGCCGTCGGGCGCGACGCGGGGGCGGCAGGGGCGGGCGGCTCAACCTGGGCCAGGGAGACTGGCGCGAAACAGAGCGCGCCGAATGCGGCGGCGAGGAAAACCTTGGCGTTCATGCGCACCGACAACGGCTCGACCTCGTATTGATTCACTGCTGACCTGACCCCTTGATACGGACTGTCGGCGATCATGGGTAGCGGCGCCGCAGGGGGAAACCGCAATGAATGCCGATATGCTCTATGAAGAGCTCGAGGTCGCAACGGCGGCTCGCTCGATAGCCGCCTGCTACTGGCGGTTTCATCTTGGCGCCGGCGCGCCGGAGTCGGTCGAGCACGTGATCGTGCCCGATGGGACGACATCTCTCAGCGTCGCTGTATCCCCGATGGGCGCTTCGCCGCTGCTGTGCGCCGGCCCAACCCGTGCAGCGCATGTCGTTCAGGTACACGCAGGGGTCTTCTACGGCGGGGTGCGGCTGACCCCGGCGGCGGGAGCGGCCTTGTTGGGCGTGGATGGCCCTTCTCTGCGAGGGCGGATAGGGCCGTGGCTCGGCGGCGACAACCAGCTTGGCGGCCTAGCCTGTGCACTGGTCGAGTTGGCCCGGACGGGAGCGACAGGGCCGGCCGACGCCGTACTCTCAGAACTCGCCATCGGGGTCAGGCTCGATCCCGCCGCAGCGTCTGTCGCCCAGGACTTGATCGACAAGGGGGGCCGTGGACGCATCGGCGATCTGGCGGGCGAGACGGGTCTTAGCGAACGTCAGCTTCGCCGTCGGTTCTTCGAGGCGGTCGGCCTGACGCCAAAGGAGTTCGCGGGCATCCGCCGCCTGCGCGAAGCATGCATTCTCGCCGCGGCCGACCATGAGACCTGGGCTACGGCGGCGGCGGCGGCCGACTATGCCGATCAGGCCCATCTGAGCCGCGACGTGCGGACGGCTTTCGCTCAGACGCCCCGCCGGGTGGCCCGCTATCTGCGCCGCATCGAGCATCGGTTCGTGGCCTGATGGCCGAAAGGTTCAAGATCGTGGGAAGCTGGACCGCTAGGGTCGGGCCGACCAAGGGGAGACACAATGCGTCATCTGATCGCCGCCGCCTTTTCGCTGTTCGCCGCAACAGCTGCATACGCCGCCGAGCCGACGACGCCGCAGGAGGCCATGGCCCCGCTCAAGCCGCTGGTCGGCCGTTGGGAGGGCTCCGGTTGGATGAGCACCCCGGCCGCGGGTCGGCAGACCTTCAACTCGCAGGAGATCGTCAGCGAACGGGTCGGCGGGGCCGCGATGCTGGTGGAGGGGCTGCACAAGAACGCGACGTCGCCCAATGATGTGGTCCACGACGCCATGGGCGTGATCGTCTGGTCGCCGCGCGACAAAGCCTATCGTTTCCGCACCAACCTTTCGACGGGGATGTACGGCGATCATCCCATGACCGTTGAGCCCGGCAAGTTCGTCTGGGGGATGACCGTGGGAAATGGCGGCAAGGTCGAATACGTCACCGAATTCTCGGCCGACACCTGGCATGAAACCGGCCGCTACAGCCCAGACGGCAAGACCTGGACCCCGATCTTCGAGATGACCCTCAAGAAGAAGTAGCCGCGTCTCAGGGACTGGCTGGTCCGGTGGTTTGTCTGGGAAACGGATAGAGCGGCAGGACAGGCCGCAGGGCCCCGCCGATCCATACCTGCGGCTCGGACGGCGGCTCGGCTTTGGTCTCGGTTTCCTTGGCGGCGACGCAGGTCTTTGTACCGCTGGCCAAGGCGACAAAGTCGCGGGCGGTTGACGCGGTCTTCAAGAAGCACTCGTCGAAGTAGGGGTACTTGTCGCTCTCACCGCAGCCGAACGACGAACGGTCCGGTCGCGCGGCGGTCATGACCATGCGCTGCGGCCCAGCCAGGGGATCGACGAAGACGCCGGAAAAACAGGCCGAGATCACGGCGATCACCGGCCGCCCGGGACAGGCGCCCTCGATCATCGCGGCGAGCAGGGCGGGCGACAGGCGCCCTTCGCCAAAGGTGATGCCGCGCGGCTCTCCATGCGAGGTGAGGTAAAGCAGGCAGCCCGCCTTGGCCGTTCCGCCGGTGGCTTTCAGCTGTTCGTATACGCCGCGCAAGTCGGCCTTCTGCGGCCGGGGGGCGGGGTATTTTTCCGGCTGGACCGAGAACTGGCTGATGTTGCCGGCGGAAAAGCCCATCGCCACGAGCCGTTCGGAGACATCGCGACGGGCGTTGTCGAAAGCTTCGGTCGAGCCACCCTCATGCGCCCGATTGTCGGCGGCGACAACGACGGCGGCCCAGTTGGAGAAGGGACCTGCTAGGGCCAGGCCCGGCAGGGCCAGTGCGAACGCCACAAAGACACTCGCCAGCCACCGCATGGGCCCTACTTCCTGAACTTCGCGAAGGGGGTGGGCATCGCCGTTCCCGTCGCCTTGGCCACCAGCCGGCCTTCCGCGTCGAACAGCTCGCCCTCGGTGAAGGCGATGGTCTTGCCCCATTTGACCACGCGGCCGACTCCACGAAGCTGGCCCGGCATGGCCGGCCGCAGGAAGCTGGTCTTCATCTCAAGGGTGGGGGCCACACAGGTCATGCCCGAAGTGACAAGGCAGGCCACCGACATGCATTCGTCCAGCATGACACAGACATAGCCGCCCTGGACCTGGCCCATGGGATTAGCCAGCAGGTCGGCGCGGGCGTCGAAGGTCACCTCGACCTCACGGTCGGCCTGGCTGACGCGGATAAGCCTGAAGCCTACCGTCTTCGAGCCCGAAGGCTGGTTGGTCGAGCGCTCGAACCGCTCGAGGATCGCCTCGTCGGTCAGGCTTTCTGGCGTGTCCGAGGCGACGTCGCTCACTTCTTTCGGAACTGGTCCAGGGAGACGACCTTGGGGCCGTCGTCATCGCCGCCGGTGCGGGGGGGCGCGTCGGGCTCGGACTTCGGAGCCTCGGGCACGTCGTCCACCTCGAACTGCAGCACGAACTGGCAGCTGGGGTCGTAGAAACGCGTGACGGCCGCATAGGGGACAACGAGGTTCTTGGGCTGGCCGCCGAACTTCAGCGTCACCGAGAACTGCTCGGGCGTGACTTCGAGGTCCCAATACTGATGCTGCAGGACGATGGTCATCTCGTCCGGGTACTTGCCCAGCAGGTCCTGTGGGCCTTCGACGCCGGGGGCCCGGCTCTTGAAGGTGATGTAGAAATGGTGGTGACCGGGCAGGCCATTGGGGTGGGCGGCGCGCTCCATGGCGCTCCGGATCACGCCGCGCAGCGCCTCCTGGGCCATGGCCTCATAGTGCATGAGGTCTTCGGGCGGCTTTTCCTGGGCCATTCTCGGTCACGATACAGAAGTTGAAAGCAGCGGCGAAACTAGCGCGTCAGTATGGCCGCGCAAGGCCGCTTTGACAAAAGCAGCCATGGCCCGGGAAGTTTCTGAAATCGCGGAAAAAAGGAAAGTGGGGAGGTTCTGTTGGCAGGCCCTCCCCGAGCCCCGCCTAAGGATCTGAACCCCTAGGACTTTAAGGTCGAAATCAACCTAGCGCTTACGCAGCCAGACGGACTTCTTCAGCGAAGTTATCGTTCGCATTTAGAAAATGGCCCGATGCGGCGGAACCATGCCGAGAGAAGGCAATCACCTTTACACGTCTGTCGATGCTGATCGGCCCCATGACATCCGGCGATAACTCCGGAAGGTTTTGGTGGAGCCGCCGGGAATCGCACCCGGGTCCAGTCCGCTTATTACGTGCGCGTTTATCTCCATAGTCAGAGCGAACCCTGACCCCCCCAATATAGGCAATCGCGCCCGCGATTGCACCCCCTTATGGGACTTTGGACGCCTCCAGCCGGCCGCTGGCGGCGATCAGGGCGTCATAGGCGCGGCGATCCGCCTCGAAGTCCGCACCGCGCGGAAACAGCACGTCGATTCGCGGATCACGCCCAAGGGCGGCGGCGACGAGAGGCGTCAGGATGTCTGCGATCTGGCCGATCTCCGCCCCGTCACACGCGCGACGCAGGTGGCGCGTCCGGTCTTGGGTCAGCAGCGTCACGTCCCACGATATTCCGTCGAGGCAGAGGCTGGCGATTGATCCCTGGCCGTCCAGAACCGTTACGCGGCGCGGGGCGTCCCAGGCGGGCAGAGCGGCCAGATTTCTATAGGGTTCGGCGGAAGCCAATTCCGCATCCACGCCTACACGTCGCCCGATCTCCGGCGAGCAGCAGCCCAGTCCCGCGCGCGCCTGGACGAAGGCGCGGCCGTCGCGGCGAACCGTGACGCGGATGACTGCCTGGCGGACGCTAAGGGATGGCCGCCGCCAGAGCTCGACCACCATCTCGCCTCGCTCGACGATCTGGGTCTGCAGGGGCTGCAGGCCCCAAAGGCGGTAGAGCAGGGGATCGACGCCGTTATCGATGGCGGGAAGGCTTTGGCCCTCGTCCAGCCGCCGGCCAGCCAGTGGCTCGCGTTCGGGCGAAGGGCGCTCGACCTTGGCGTTCCACCAGTCATTGGGATCGGGCCCAGGGGCAGGCTGAGCCTGAAGCAGAAGCGCGAGGGCGGCTGCGGTCAGGCTCACGGCGACTACATCCCCTCGGCGCCGCGCTCGATGGAGAGGACGCCGGTGCGCGAGAGTTCGACGAGGCCCAAGGGGCGCATCAGCTCCACGAAGCTGTCGATCTTGGTCGGCGCGCCGGTCAGCTCAAACACGAAGGACTCGGCCGTGGTGTCGATGACCTTGGCGCGGAAGATGTCGGAGACCCGAAGGGCTTCGACGCGCTCAGGTCCCGTGCCGCGCACCTTGACCAAGGCCAGCTCACGCTCGACCCCGTTGGGATCACGGGTCACGTCATGGACGCGGCGGACCGCGACCACCTTCTTCAGCTGCTGCTCGATCTGCTCGATCACGTGGCGCGTGCCGCGGGTCACCACGGTGATGCGGCTGGTGTGGGCCTTGCGGTCCGTCTCGGCGACGGTGAGGCTTTCGATGTTGTAACCCCGGGCGGCGAACAGGCCGACCAAGCGATGCAGCACCCCCGGCTCGTTGTCCACGAGCAGGGCGAAGGTGGCGGTGTACTCGGCCGCGTCGGCGGTCACGAGGTCATAGGCGGAGGCGGGCGTAAGATCGCTTGGCATGCGCTTCCTTAAACCAGACGTCGGCCGGCTTCGTCGATGACCTTGGTCATGTCGAGGTCGGCGTCGTCGGGCAGGATCATTTCATTGTGCGCCTTGCCGGAGGGGATCATCGGCAGGCAGTTCTCATGCTTCTCGACGCGGCAATCGACGATCACCGGGCCGGGCGTGTCGATCATCCGCTGGATCGCGGCGTCCAGATCGGCCGGATCATCGACCCGGATGCCGGTGGCGCCATAGGCTTCCGCCAGCTTCACGAAGTCGGGCAGGCTGTCGGAATAGGAGTGGCTGTACCGCTCGCCGTGCAGCAGTTGCTGCCACTGGCGGACCATGCCCATCCATTCGTTGTTGAGGATGAATATCTTCACCGGCGTGCCGTACTGGATGGCCGTCGACATCTCCTGGATGCACATCTGGATCGAGGCTTCGCCCGCGATGTCGATGACCAGGCTTTCGGGGAAGGCCATTTGCACGCCAATGGCGGCCGGCAGGCCGTAGCCCATGGTGCCCGCGCCGCCAGAGGTCATCCAGCGGTTTGGTTCCTGGAAGCGGAAGTACTGGGCGGCCCACATCTGGTGCTGGCCGACCTCGGTGGTGATGCGCACGTCGCGGCCCTTGGTCAGCTCGTACAGGCGCTCGACGGCCTGCTGCGGCTTGATGACCTTGTCGGAGGCGCGATAGCGCAGGCACTGGCGGGCGCGCCAGCCGTCGATTTGCCGCCACCAGTCATCCAGGGCGTTGCGGTTGGCCTCATGACCGCCCGACTTCCAGGCGGCGATCATGTCCTCGAGAACCGTGGCGCAGTCGCCGATGACCGGGATGTCGACGCGGACGTTCTTGTTGATCGAGGACGGGTCGATATCGATGTGGATCTTCTTGGAGCCAGGCGAGAAGGCGTCCAGCCGCCCGGTGACCCGGTCGTCGAAGCGCGCTCCGACGCAGATCATCACGTCGCAGTCGTGCATGGCGTTGTTGGATTCATAGGTTCCATGCATGCCGACCATGCCCAGCCACGCCGGGTCCGAGGCTGGAAAGGCGCCCAGGCCCATCAGGGTCGATGTGACCGGCGCGCCGGTCAGGGCCGCGAACTCTCGCAGCAGGGCGCTGGCCTTCGGCCCCGAATTGATGACGCCGCCGCCGGTATAGAGGATCGGTTGACGGGCCCCGGCGATCAGGCGAACCGCATCGGCGATGCGGCCGGCGTCGGCGCGGATGCGCGGCTCATAGCCATGGACCGGCTCGACCTCTTCGGGACCATAGTAGTCGGCGCGAGCGAACTGGACGTCCTTGGGGATGTCGATCAGCACCGGGCCCGGCCGGCCCGTGGTGGCGATGGTGAAGGCCTCGTGGATCACGCGCGGCAGTTCCGACGCGCTCTTGACCAGATAGTTGTGCTTGGTGATCGAGCGGGTGATGCCGACGGTGTCGGCTTCCTGGAAGGCGTCGGTGCCGATCAGATGCGTGGGGACCTGGCCGGTGATGATCACCATCGGGATGGAATCCATCAGGGCATCCAGGATGCCGGTCACCGCATTGGTCGCGCCGGGGCCCGAGGTGACAAGGCAAACGCCCGGCTTGCCGGACGAGCGGGCGTAGCCTTCCGCCGCGTGGGTCGCGCCCTGTTCGTGGCGGACCAGCACGTGTTGCAGGCGCGGCTCGTGGAACAGCGCGTCATAGATCGGCAGCACCGCGCCACCGGGATAACCGAACAGGGTCGAAACGCCCTGATCGACCAGGGCGCGGACGACGATCTCGGCGCCGGTCATAGAGCGGTCTGTCGTGTCAGCCGGTTTGGCGGGTTGCAGGGTCTGGGCGGTCATCTTGGCGGTCCGGAAAACGGGGTGACGGATTAGAAAAAGAAAAAGGCCCCAGAGGGGCCCTTGTGCGCGCGACCTAACTTCGTCGCGATCCTTTTGAGGGGATCACGTCGATGTCGGTCGCCTTGTAAGTACGATCTTCAGGTCGCGCACGAGTTGTTGCTCCAAATCCACGACCGAGGAATGCCATGCCCTTTAATGGGCGTCAAGCACGTGTTTGAGCAATAAACTGCCCCCATTGATCATTTTGCGTGACGGCGTCGATGCGGGGCCAGTCGGGGGTCTGGTTCCGGAACCAGGTCAACTGGCGCTTGGCGTAGCGGCGCGTCTCCATCTGCGCGGCCGATAGGGCTTCGGCCAGGGAGATTTCACCCCTCAGATGCGCCGATAGTTCGCGAAAACCGACCGCCTTGAGAGCCGGAAGCGCGGGATCGAGCCCCCGGGCGTCCAGCGCGGCCACCTCATCCAGCGCGCCTTGAGCGACCATCGCCTCAAGTCGCAGGTCGCAGCGAGCGTAGAGCGCTTCGCGGTCGGGTTCGAGAACCACGCCCTGCCAGGCGTCGGCGAGAATCGGCGGGCTGGTGTCCGCCTGCCATTCGGACAGAGGACGGCGGGTGACCGTCGCGACGGCGTGCGCCCGGACCAGGCGCTGGCGGTCAGCGGGGGCGATCCGCGCCTCCGCCACAGGATCTAAGGCGCGCAACTCCGCCCGGAACGCTTCCTCCCCGATGGTGTCGAACCGCTCACCCGCAGCGTCGCGTTCAGCGTCGGGCACAGGCGGGATCTCCGCCAGGCCGTGGGTCAGGGCGCGGAAATAGAGTCCGGTGCCGCCAACGACCACCGCCGGGCGGCCTCGCGCGGCGATATCGGCCAGGACCTTGAGCGCCGTCTCCTGCCAGCGGCCGACTGACCAGCCTTCGGCGGAATCAACCACGCCGAACAGGTGGTGCGGGGCCAGAGCCTCTACCTCTTCGGATGGACGGGCGGTCAGCAGATGCAGGTCGGAATAGATCTGCATGGAGTCGGCGTTGACGATCTCGGCGCCGGTTTCCTGCGCCAGGCGGAGGGCCAGGGCGGACTTGCCGCTTGCGGTGGGTCCGGCGATCAGCCACATGCGGGGCTCCATGCTATTCGCCGTCACGCTCGTCAGCTCCGATCCGGACGCGCTTTCCGCCGGGACCCATGCGGTCGCAGGCCTGAACGCCGTCGTCAAGGAAACCGCACGCCTTGGCCCCCAGGCCGAGGACTTGATCGTGGAGGCGACCGACCGCGTCACGCTCCGCGCCGAGGCGGAGGCGGCCGTGGCTCATCTACCGGTCGATGTCTGCGTCCAGCCGACCGAGGGCCGCCGCAAGCGCCTGCTGGTGGCGGACATGGACTCGACCATCATCGGCTGTGAATGCATCGACGAACTGGCCGACTATGCGGGTGTGAAGGCGCAGATCGCCGAGATCACCGAACGCGCCATGCGCGGCGAGCTGGCCTTCGAGGGCGCGCTGCGCGAACGGGTCAGCATGCTGAAGGGCCTGAACCGCTCGGCCCTTCAGACCTGCTTCGACGAGCGGGTGAGCCTGAACCCCGGCGCCGAGGTGCTGGTGAAGACCATGGCCGCGCACGGCGCGCGCTGCGTACTGGTCTCGGGAGGCTTCACCTTCTTCACCGACCGCGTAGCGATCGCGGCGGGCTTCCATGACAACCGCGCCAACACCCTGCTTGAGGATGGTGATGTGCTGTCGGGTCTGGTGGGCGAGCCGATCCTGGGCCGCCAAGCCAAGCTGACCG is a window of Caulobacter sp. NIBR2454 DNA encoding:
- a CDS encoding serine hydrolase domain-containing protein yields the protein MNQYEVEPLSVRMNAKVFLAAAFGALCFAPVSLAQVEPPAPAAPASRPTAPVPAVAEPAKPSAPALTPAQLEAYVDGVVGRSMAADHLAGVTVSVVQGGQVVLKKGYGVSSLDPIKPVDPDRTLFRVGSISKTFTWIALMKEVEAGRMRLDAPLNLYLPERLHIRDQGFKQQIQLRHVMAHTAGFEDRALGQLFERDPNRVRPLELYLQKERVRRVREPGQVPSYSNYAVGLAGEAVSNVVGKPFEQLTEEEIFRPLGMWRTTFREPRDAREGLPLPMPADLAADASQGFHWAGGGYQPRPYEYIGQIAPAGGASSTAGDMAKYMIVLLNNGALGAERAPLYSPATGAKFSGQTWQPAAGAAGWNHGFMDIALPGGRRGYGHGGATLSFFSMMVIVPELNLGVFVSTNTDGGYKLSGALPGMIVERFYGPAAALAGPPAIKADPAVYAGSYLTSRRAYGGLEGFVSHLIGQTEVSVNERGELIVSGDDGARTWRATDREGVFQAMDGPETIAFVVENGRAARFFSSRGVATFERIGPFNRTQNLALLAAIALLASIATLIGVFTRDSRELRQTSIQRQASLMQTTQSILWLGAAALFAAWGQTASDVVKVFYNWPSPLVTIASACALVAAILSLVTIVFLPIIWRGGRRVDSWTPWRKLRFSITAVIFAAFSLMLAYWGALFPWNV
- a CDS encoding helix-turn-helix domain-containing protein: MNADMLYEELEVATAARSIAACYWRFHLGAGAPESVEHVIVPDGTTSLSVAVSPMGASPLLCAGPTRAAHVVQVHAGVFYGGVRLTPAAGAALLGVDGPSLRGRIGPWLGGDNQLGGLACALVELARTGATGPADAVLSELAIGVRLDPAAASVAQDLIDKGGRGRIGDLAGETGLSERQLRRRFFEAVGLTPKEFAGIRRLREACILAAADHETWATAAAAADYADQAHLSRDVRTAFAQTPRRVARYLRRIEHRFVA
- a CDS encoding RusA family crossover junction endodeoxyribonuclease, with product MDDGWTHHGKVRAREADGVLELVVDGLTTQAKYYKPLIYEFFRKAWRGSRPAWGEFSVEIGMDYVGDPPWLDLDNLAKAILDSIKGYAFHDDAQVARLLVQRQSGERERITVKVRKLS
- a CDS encoding C13 family peptidase, translating into MRWLASVFVAFALALPGLALAGPFSNWAAVVVAADNRAHEGGSTEAFDNARRDVSERLVAMGFSAGNISQFSVQPEKYPAPRPQKADLRGVYEQLKATGGTAKAGCLLYLTSHGEPRGITFGEGRLSPALLAAMIEGACPGRPVIAVISACFSGVFVDPLAGPQRMVMTAARPDRSSFGCGESDKYPYFDECFLKTASTARDFVALASGTKTCVAAKETETKAEPPSEPQVWIGGALRPVLPLYPFPRQTTGPASP
- a CDS encoding SspB family protein, translating into MAQEKPPEDLMHYEAMAQEALRGVIRSAMERAAHPNGLPGHHHFYITFKSRAPGVEGPQDLLGKYPDEMTIVLQHQYWDLEVTPEQFSVTLKFGGQPKNLVVPYAAVTRFYDPSCQFVLQFEVDDVPEAPKSEPDAPPRTGGDDDGPKVVSLDQFRKK
- the fumC gene encoding class II fumarate hydratase → MTANRTETDTFGPIEVAADRYWGAQAQRSLGNFKIGWEKQPLPVVRALGVVKRAAAETNLKLGKLDAKLADAIIAAANEVIEGKLNEHFPLVVWQTGSGTQSNMNANEVISNRAIEMLGGEMGSKKPVHPNDHVNMSQSSNDTYPTAMHVACAEQIVHDLLPALKHLHAALAAKAAAWKDIIKIGRTHTQDATPLTLGQEFGGYTQQVANGIERIEQTLPKLMELAQGGTAVGTGLNAPIGFAEGVAEAIAKITSLPFTTAPNKFEALAAHDAMVFSHGAINTVAASLFKIANDIRFLGSGPRAGLGELALPENEPGSSIMPGKVNPTQCEALTQVCVQVFGNHAAVTFAGSQGHFELNVFNPVMAYNFLQSVRLLADAAISFTDNCVVGIEPRIDNIKKGVENSLMLVTALNGRLGYDNCAKIAKTAHKNGTTLREETVGGGYLTNEEFDELVRPEKMVSPG
- a CDS encoding YccF domain-containing protein, with the protein product MIRLILNLLWFFFGGWLAGLLWLFGGLILAITIVGLPYTGAAWRIAGFAFWPFGKDVVSRSAVSGEDVGTGPLGFLLNVIWFVLGGWYIALAHLVIALAEFISIIGIPFALKDLQLARIAFAPIGTAVVRK
- the ilvN gene encoding acetolactate synthase small subunit: MPSDLTPASAYDLVTADAAEYTATFALLVDNEPGVLHRLVGLFAARGYNIESLTVAETDRKAHTSRITVVTRGTRHVIEQIEQQLKKVVAVRRVHDVTRDPNGVERELALVKVRGTGPERVEALRVSDIFRAKVIDTTAESFVFELTGAPTKIDSFVELMRPLGLVELSRTGVLSIERGAEGM
- a CDS encoding PaaI family thioesterase, translated to MSDVASDTPESLTDEAILERFERSTNQPSGSKTVGFRLIRVSQADREVEVTFDARADLLANPMGQVQGGYVCVMLDECMSVACLVTSGMTCVAPTLEMKTSFLRPAMPGQLRGVGRVVKWGKTIAFTEGELFDAEGRLVAKATGTAMPTPFAKFRK